A single window of Actinoallomurus bryophytorum DNA harbors:
- a CDS encoding DUF3375 family protein yields the protein MEITSERIRAALDSNPTLMLLKAYSRDWVLPLFAEHLEQADGSVSAEWFHERVSEARVQIPEWQGNVTPAEYCRDWVEKRWLETETLNGRLRYRLSPYSLRALRFVRELVEGETTVSSARLGSISHAVRLLADMASPDRGVQVRRIDQQIAELRKRRDDIASGRVRLATLEEMTQQLREILGMTRSLPADFRQLRTMVENRHQEVARRAMVHGPPKADLVEEYLRENDLLSKTSQGAAYLGFSRLLSSRQTEQIRADIDQVLAQEFAREHMTAAQREELDSMLSTLLAAELDVQNGYLRWSASLRRFLTRAAHGRHQRLLNLADRALHAGAIWVQAEPGLRHVPQDVLGVGPLAVIDISQTQLWRDHGPQEVVVEVTGQHRTLPTEDRAALRLAAGTSPRAVGRTINKLLANRPVVTGAEVYDATPAEFQRLGTLVSLLDLAVVHGQVDTDLDETVRLSGDRATALMATLPHLVFDAPVPVKEVRQ from the coding sequence ATGGAGATCACAAGCGAACGGATCCGGGCGGCGCTGGATTCGAATCCGACTCTGATGCTACTTAAGGCGTACTCGAGGGACTGGGTGCTGCCCCTGTTCGCTGAGCATCTCGAACAGGCCGACGGGTCGGTTTCCGCCGAGTGGTTCCACGAACGGGTTTCCGAGGCGCGCGTACAGATCCCCGAGTGGCAAGGCAACGTCACGCCGGCCGAATATTGCCGCGACTGGGTTGAGAAGCGCTGGCTGGAGACCGAGACGCTCAACGGACGCTTAAGGTACCGCTTGTCGCCGTACTCGCTGCGAGCGCTGCGGTTCGTCCGCGAGCTTGTCGAAGGTGAGACGACCGTCAGTAGCGCCCGCCTCGGCTCTATCTCGCACGCGGTACGGCTCCTGGCTGACATGGCCAGTCCGGATCGGGGCGTCCAGGTGCGACGAATCGATCAGCAGATCGCCGAGCTGCGCAAGAGACGCGACGACATCGCCTCCGGCCGGGTGCGCCTGGCGACTCTGGAGGAGATGACGCAGCAGCTGCGCGAGATTCTCGGTATGACACGGTCTCTGCCTGCTGACTTCCGGCAGCTGCGCACCATGGTGGAGAACCGTCACCAGGAGGTCGCGCGGCGGGCCATGGTCCATGGACCGCCCAAGGCGGACCTCGTCGAGGAGTACCTTCGCGAGAACGATCTGCTGTCAAAGACGAGCCAGGGCGCGGCATACCTCGGGTTCTCGCGGCTGCTGTCGTCTAGGCAGACCGAACAGATCCGCGCCGACATCGACCAGGTTCTCGCCCAGGAGTTCGCGCGCGAGCACATGACTGCCGCGCAACGTGAAGAACTCGACAGCATGCTCTCGACCCTCCTCGCGGCAGAGCTCGACGTGCAGAACGGCTACTTGCGCTGGTCCGCATCGCTGCGCCGCTTCCTGACGCGCGCCGCCCATGGGCGACACCAGCGGCTGCTGAACCTCGCCGACCGCGCCCTGCACGCCGGCGCCATCTGGGTACAGGCCGAGCCTGGGCTGCGGCACGTGCCGCAGGACGTGCTCGGCGTGGGCCCTCTCGCCGTCATCGACATCTCCCAGACCCAGCTATGGCGAGACCACGGCCCACAGGAGGTCGTCGTCGAAGTCACCGGGCAGCACCGGACGCTTCCCACCGAGGACCGAGCCGCCCTTCGGCTGGCCGCCGGTACCAGCCCGCGTGCCGTCGGACGAACCATCAACAAGCTCCTCGCCAACCGGCCGGTGGTGACCGGTGCCGAGGTGTACGACGCCACCCCAGCTGAGTTCCAGCGCCTGGGAACCTTGGTGAGCCTGCTCGACCTTGCCGTCGTGCACGGGCAGGTCGACACCGACCTCGACGAGACCGTGCGACTGTCCGGAGACCGGGCTACCGCCCTGATGGCCACGCTGCCTCACCTCGTCTTTGACGCCCCAGTGCCTGTCAAGGAGGTCCGCCAGTGA
- a CDS encoding DUF4194 domain-containing protein — MSARIEDDSSSNDDLDELDESGIEDDEADSPGGSHLPTAARRALATLLTRRFITRSGNRSAWDALLAHENEIRERLADMFLLLIVDRDYEVAFKRQDPAEDAPRLLRRDRPLQRDASLLLIHLRKEHTYTDATDDPVVITRAQVAEFLRPFREDGDGDEAKFEGRVDAAIRAVAELKLLMQDPDADYLFTVSPAVVPLIGADEMMRFEQYFIRAAEAAGATDESAGDETGEGLA, encoded by the coding sequence GTGAGCGCGCGCATCGAAGACGACTCCTCGTCTAACGACGACCTTGACGAGCTGGATGAGTCCGGCATCGAAGACGACGAAGCGGACAGCCCCGGCGGGTCTCATCTGCCGACTGCCGCGCGTCGGGCGCTGGCGACGCTGCTGACCAGGCGATTCATTACCCGATCTGGTAACCGATCCGCGTGGGACGCGCTGCTGGCGCACGAGAACGAGATCCGTGAGCGCCTCGCGGATATGTTCCTGCTCCTTATCGTCGATAGGGATTACGAAGTGGCGTTCAAGCGGCAGGACCCGGCCGAGGACGCGCCGAGGTTGCTGCGTCGCGACAGACCGCTGCAACGTGATGCGTCCCTGCTGCTGATACACCTTCGCAAGGAGCACACGTACACGGATGCGACCGATGACCCCGTCGTGATCACCCGGGCTCAGGTGGCCGAGTTCCTGCGCCCGTTCCGGGAGGACGGCGATGGCGACGAGGCCAAGTTTGAGGGCCGCGTGGACGCCGCTATCCGCGCTGTGGCCGAGTTGAAGCTGCTGATGCAGGATCCGGACGCCGACTACCTGTTCACGGTTTCGCCCGCCGTCGTGCCCTTGATCGGCGCCGACGAGATGATGCGCTTCGAGCAATACTTCATCCGGGCCGCCGAAGCAGCCGGCGCGACTGACGAGTCAGCGGGCGACGAGACTGGGGAGGGCCTCGCGTGA
- a CDS encoding ATP-binding protein — translation MTSTDAAAGPIEQNVLPLLVADGQGPAQFRICQVQVLNWGAYSGLQTMTVARSGTAIVGPSGRGKSTLLDAMASVILPNPQEFNQAARDDRGKKRERTVYSYARGHTDQRQDENRRSATTNYLRPPGGPGFPSGAAITWETRDGRRATAFRLAWVGPDADGPEAINTATVYGFVNDHFDLAQLNGITAVRQGASPLSKTSLERLVDPARGDAVDSSQARVHAKMRTVMGMGSTDESQRLAMQLLRRAQASKGIFSINALFKDFVLMQPLALSRWDVALEAYREASRLYEEFETARRRTETLAPLPAIAEKYHAAGADYVAKNGLLIGDGDGPTRIHVWHAERVAEWAEIAVDDNRLAKAEVDDQHGAAVKAAEVSDRREKDTIDQLTAAGGDRSGLIQLQLERAKETLGQVEAERRRFESGLSVFGLSLPVSPGDVTLTHASLDDLVTQEAKTLKEASEAVSKAAGRLWQVRSDVEAKEREIAGLRTRRSLIPEDADARRNRIASDLDIEIGRLRYAGELLQLKPEHRGWEKAVVGLLLPLSSTLLVDSGEFGRVRRYVHDHDMRGSVTIAPAVSGASRPAPMDGGVPALLDIADHPFQGWLAGELNETANYFCVETEAELDDERPVWARGAISPAGMRTGARHRFTKDDRRLRYPWVGWDTRRLLQELDDELESIQRELRVADASANEADVRRESARARLEELRALRIDLTWDRIDTSVAKDRMGELETQFAQANSPQVAHLTKLLQKQRNEAVAASGQVKRLEEEQKRLNREWGELASVVDDAKDCVGAEPPLTDDERAALAATPFTAPTGTTGVAASLTAAIANLRQQVERHKGDREKLEVAVVGHIAAYRNLDERTARETDGTIDSLPALLAIYQQLVTDDLPRAKDAWLAKVDEDMNRQLRGVLVQIDDDARSIKRGLAPINDVLRHVRFRQDATLSMESVERPSSDLKDFRQIIIRYTSNTVGMDTKRDANQVEKSFTRLRKHLAKLDDQSRVGDAWRRRVFDAREHVEFQAIETRPDGVKVVHDGVSGMSGGEGQELIAFILGAALRFRLGDGHEGPPSYASIILDEGFVKADSDYTGRSLSALRALGFQLIVGAPREKATAFEDYVESVAYINIDADDPTRVRIYPMTMTEALQLEDEQN, via the coding sequence GTGACCTCGACCGACGCGGCTGCGGGACCGATCGAGCAGAATGTCCTGCCTCTGCTCGTCGCCGACGGGCAAGGCCCGGCCCAGTTCCGCATATGCCAGGTGCAGGTCCTCAATTGGGGTGCGTACTCGGGGCTGCAGACCATGACCGTGGCGCGGTCGGGCACCGCGATCGTCGGCCCATCCGGGCGCGGCAAGTCCACTTTGCTGGACGCGATGGCCTCGGTGATCTTGCCTAATCCACAGGAGTTCAATCAGGCTGCCCGCGACGACCGCGGCAAGAAGCGCGAACGGACCGTCTATTCGTACGCGCGCGGTCACACTGACCAGAGGCAGGATGAGAACCGGCGCTCCGCGACGACGAACTACCTGCGACCGCCCGGCGGGCCCGGCTTCCCCAGCGGTGCCGCGATCACGTGGGAAACCCGTGACGGGCGTCGCGCCACTGCTTTCCGACTGGCGTGGGTCGGCCCGGACGCCGACGGGCCGGAGGCGATCAATACCGCCACCGTGTATGGATTCGTCAACGACCACTTCGACCTGGCGCAGCTCAACGGGATCACCGCGGTCCGCCAGGGCGCCTCCCCGCTGTCGAAGACGTCCCTGGAACGTCTCGTCGACCCGGCCCGGGGCGATGCGGTGGACTCCTCGCAGGCACGTGTGCACGCGAAGATGCGGACCGTCATGGGCATGGGCTCCACCGACGAGTCACAGCGCCTGGCCATGCAGCTGCTGCGGCGCGCCCAGGCATCCAAGGGAATCTTCTCAATCAACGCCCTGTTCAAGGACTTCGTGCTCATGCAGCCACTCGCACTGAGCCGATGGGACGTCGCACTCGAGGCATACCGGGAGGCATCACGACTGTATGAGGAGTTCGAGACGGCACGCCGCCGTACCGAAACGCTCGCGCCCCTTCCAGCAATCGCCGAGAAATACCACGCGGCGGGCGCCGACTACGTGGCCAAGAACGGGTTGCTGATCGGTGACGGCGATGGCCCAACTCGGATTCATGTGTGGCACGCAGAGAGGGTCGCCGAGTGGGCCGAAATCGCCGTCGACGACAACCGTCTCGCCAAGGCGGAGGTCGACGATCAGCACGGGGCCGCGGTGAAAGCGGCTGAAGTCTCCGACCGGCGGGAGAAGGACACGATCGACCAGCTCACCGCGGCCGGGGGCGACCGTTCGGGGCTTATCCAGCTACAGCTCGAGCGTGCGAAGGAAACGTTGGGGCAGGTCGAGGCGGAACGGCGGCGGTTCGAGAGTGGCCTGTCCGTGTTCGGATTGTCCCTGCCCGTCTCACCAGGCGACGTTACGCTCACGCACGCCAGCCTCGATGACCTTGTCACCCAGGAAGCGAAGACGCTGAAAGAAGCCTCCGAGGCTGTCAGCAAGGCCGCTGGTCGGCTCTGGCAGGTCCGCAGCGACGTCGAGGCGAAGGAGCGCGAGATCGCCGGGCTGCGGACACGACGTAGCCTCATCCCCGAGGACGCCGATGCGCGCCGCAACCGGATCGCGTCCGACCTTGACATCGAGATCGGTCGGCTCCGGTACGCCGGCGAGCTGCTACAGCTCAAACCCGAGCATCGTGGGTGGGAGAAGGCCGTCGTCGGCCTGCTTCTGCCGTTGTCGAGCACCCTCCTGGTCGACAGCGGCGAGTTCGGGCGTGTGCGGCGGTACGTGCACGACCACGACATGCGAGGTTCGGTCACCATTGCCCCCGCCGTCTCCGGCGCATCGAGACCCGCCCCGATGGACGGTGGGGTCCCAGCACTGCTCGATATCGCCGACCACCCGTTCCAGGGGTGGCTCGCAGGCGAGCTGAACGAGACCGCGAACTACTTCTGCGTGGAGACCGAGGCCGAGCTGGACGACGAGCGTCCCGTATGGGCTCGGGGCGCGATCAGCCCGGCCGGTATGCGCACCGGCGCCCGGCATCGGTTCACGAAGGACGATCGTCGCCTGCGTTACCCCTGGGTCGGGTGGGACACCCGCCGGCTGCTGCAGGAGCTAGACGACGAGCTCGAGTCGATCCAACGCGAGCTCCGGGTCGCCGACGCGTCGGCGAATGAGGCCGACGTGCGACGCGAGTCGGCTCGCGCCCGGCTGGAGGAGCTGCGGGCGCTCCGCATTGACCTTACTTGGGACCGGATCGACACGTCAGTCGCGAAGGATCGGATGGGCGAGCTCGAAACCCAGTTCGCGCAGGCAAACTCTCCTCAGGTCGCGCACCTGACGAAGCTGTTGCAGAAACAGCGCAACGAGGCGGTCGCGGCGAGCGGCCAAGTGAAACGACTTGAGGAGGAACAGAAGAGACTTAACAGGGAATGGGGCGAGCTCGCCTCGGTCGTGGATGACGCGAAGGACTGCGTCGGCGCAGAGCCGCCGCTGACCGACGACGAGCGTGCCGCGCTCGCCGCCACCCCTTTCACCGCGCCGACAGGCACCACCGGGGTCGCGGCGAGCTTGACGGCCGCAATCGCCAACCTGCGCCAGCAGGTCGAACGACACAAAGGGGACCGGGAGAAACTTGAGGTTGCCGTGGTGGGCCACATCGCGGCCTACCGGAACCTGGACGAACGAACCGCACGCGAGACGGACGGCACGATCGACTCCCTGCCCGCGTTGCTGGCGATCTACCAGCAACTGGTGACCGACGACCTGCCCCGCGCGAAGGACGCTTGGCTTGCGAAGGTCGATGAGGACATGAACCGGCAACTGCGCGGGGTGCTCGTCCAGATCGACGACGACGCGCGGAGCATCAAGCGAGGGCTGGCCCCGATCAACGACGTGCTGCGCCACGTACGGTTCCGGCAGGACGCCACGTTGAGCATGGAATCAGTCGAGCGACCAAGCAGCGATCTGAAGGACTTCCGCCAGATCATCATCCGGTACACCAGCAACACCGTCGGCATGGACACCAAACGGGACGCCAACCAAGTGGAGAAGTCCTTCACCCGGCTACGCAAGCACCTGGCCAAACTCGACGACCAATCGCGAGTCGGGGACGCATGGCGGCGGCGCGTGTTCGACGCCCGCGAACACGTCGAGTTCCAAGCCATCGAGACCCGGCCTGACGGGGTCAAGGTCGTCCATGACGGTGTCTCTGGCATGAGCGGCGGCGAAGGACAGGAGCTGATCGCGTTCATCCTCGGCGCCGCCCTGCGGTTCCGCCTCGGAGACGGCCACGAAGGTCCGCCCAGCTACGCGTCAATTATCCTGGATGAAGGGTTCGTCAAGGCCGACAGCGACTACACCGGCCGGTCCCTGTCCGCGCTGAGGGCCCTCGGCTTCCAGCTGATCGTGGGTGCGCCTCGCGAGAAGGCGACCGCCTTCGAGGACTACGTAGAGTCCGTCGCCTACATCAACATCGATGCGGACGACCCCACCCGCGTGCGCATCTACCCGATGACGATGACGGAGGCGCTGCAACTGGAGGACGAACAAAACTGA
- a CDS encoding AlbA family DNA-binding domain-containing protein yields the protein MSFTALHRALGVGPGSLTDELLDAAVAAGVTETNDLDWKSELPPAKGLPQTDFPKDAAAMANSGGGVIVFGVCESQKAATERVDVGEVDEAHERSLRSAAIAAISPPVFGLNVHRLGAEGNRAVVVEVPASLDGPHLIYKNEYFGAPVRNDSDTVWMRERQIEAVYRVRFDERRHATEALDALFTEASTGRDTDKRAWVIAVAHPRIPRFRDRLTRDGARAVLSKAGELALVYAGRGGVHPLESVDRLNPRPGLRRWVAVNTATGGRSVWKESWASIHHDGSVTLAAAVGGHRMSSDGYFEGWQIESSAIECAVADLMALVRATAEATDNDEYAVRVGIA from the coding sequence ATGAGCTTCACAGCGCTACACCGCGCCCTCGGGGTCGGGCCGGGGTCGTTGACCGACGAACTCCTTGACGCCGCGGTGGCTGCCGGTGTGACGGAGACGAACGATCTGGATTGGAAGTCCGAACTGCCTCCCGCGAAGGGCCTGCCGCAGACGGACTTCCCCAAGGACGCAGCGGCGATGGCGAACAGCGGCGGTGGCGTGATCGTCTTCGGCGTGTGCGAGTCCCAGAAGGCGGCCACCGAGCGCGTCGACGTGGGCGAGGTCGATGAGGCCCACGAGCGTTCCCTGCGCAGCGCGGCAATCGCCGCCATTTCCCCTCCCGTGTTCGGTCTGAACGTGCACCGTCTCGGCGCCGAGGGCAACCGGGCCGTCGTAGTCGAGGTTCCCGCCAGCCTTGATGGGCCGCATCTCATCTACAAAAATGAGTATTTCGGCGCGCCGGTGCGCAACGACTCGGACACGGTGTGGATGAGGGAGCGGCAGATCGAGGCCGTGTACCGTGTGCGATTCGATGAGCGCCGCCACGCGACTGAGGCTCTAGACGCGCTGTTCACCGAGGCCTCCACCGGCCGCGACACCGACAAGCGGGCATGGGTAATCGCGGTCGCCCACCCTCGCATCCCTCGCTTCCGGGATCGCCTGACCCGCGACGGCGCCCGGGCCGTGTTGTCAAAGGCCGGGGAACTGGCGCTGGTGTACGCAGGACGCGGCGGCGTTCATCCGCTGGAGAGCGTGGATCGGCTGAACCCCCGGCCTGGGCTGCGTCGTTGGGTCGCCGTGAACACGGCAACAGGCGGGCGCTCGGTGTGGAAGGAGTCGTGGGCGAGTATCCACCACGACGGGTCGGTCACCCTCGCGGCCGCAGTTGGCGGACACCGAATGAGCAGCGATGGTTATTTCGAGGGCTGGCAGATCGAGTCCTCTGCCATCGAGTGCGCCGTCGCTGACCTCATGGCGCTCGTCCGGGCCACCGCAGAAGCGACCGACAACGACGAGTACGCCGTGCGGGTCGGGATCGCCTGA
- a CDS encoding ATP-binding protein, producing MLNAQFQVVDYRGRTAERAELTDWRESGPRLSAVWLHGPGGQGKTRLAAEFAAESATAGWKVITAVHDGIMRPQGTQDLRADSAKGVLLIVDYADRRPLSHLTWLFSNALLHGPRPTRLVLLARSAVPWPAVRAVLEGHLAGTRDLELTAPATVGERKAMFGTARDCFAAVYGIECSGIAPPDGLEMPEFGLVLALHMAALVAVDTHARGVRSPREMDGITSYLLGRERIHWTSLWENRLEGVNHQTPPGIMGQAVFAAALTGAVNHEDGIAALDRIGLEAPASVLADHGVCYPPQSPGDVLEPLYPDRLAEDFLALSLPGHSISGSPAASWAPKTVRKLGSRSPHGRVPVRSLVFLASAGASNRWPHVAPFVEHLIQADPSLAVAAGSPVLSLLAELDIDDGVLERVAAELPRHGDVNVDVGAATLIERLTPSRVGADRDPAVRSGQYQELAFRLSRAGREREATDAAERAVECARSADDDSSLAIALVYLSEYADRAEQGLRSRAAAKEATELFRGLAAAAPADYEVGLALSLSNRAMSESRVVLTADALADAEQAVRIFARLAQKDPTAYSSGFAMAITSLAGFYQRVLQPAKSLRGAEKAVGLLRERLAAGPATAESDFARSLAADESNLAWSLAVLAESRWGARCKEQSIEALDEALEISRKLAEAIPEAYETDLARIAERLAIYLWNLDRPRDAFAVAQEATAIFTKLAAADPGRHEEELAGAFVVYVRAGVDGRCDLTGPQQAAEQALAIYQRLNLAHPGAHRKNVETARDLVFEVREAARGFPPERRQSWTYEAHWSTLINQDEEWQDASDRRLRIAEMDPKYCANVRSFILRQADDLLAEVLAAFSVTPEALGLREGDTARSWLESRPLLIALKNRAALARR from the coding sequence ATGCTGAACGCCCAGTTCCAGGTTGTCGACTATCGGGGACGGACTGCGGAGCGGGCCGAACTCACGGACTGGCGCGAAAGTGGCCCGAGGCTGTCGGCGGTCTGGCTGCACGGACCCGGCGGTCAGGGCAAGACGCGGCTGGCCGCCGAGTTCGCGGCCGAGAGCGCCACGGCGGGATGGAAGGTCATCACTGCGGTCCACGACGGGATCATGCGTCCGCAGGGCACCCAGGATCTGCGCGCCGATAGCGCGAAGGGCGTCCTGCTCATCGTCGACTACGCCGACCGACGGCCGTTGTCCCATCTGACCTGGCTGTTCAGCAACGCCCTCCTGCACGGGCCGCGCCCCACGCGGCTTGTGCTGCTGGCCCGTTCGGCCGTCCCCTGGCCCGCAGTCCGGGCAGTGTTGGAAGGCCACTTGGCGGGCACCCGGGACCTTGAACTGACCGCGCCGGCGACCGTCGGAGAGCGGAAGGCCATGTTCGGCACGGCGCGGGACTGCTTCGCAGCTGTTTATGGGATCGAGTGCTCGGGCATCGCTCCGCCGGACGGCCTGGAGATGCCCGAGTTCGGGCTCGTCCTCGCGCTGCACATGGCGGCGCTCGTCGCGGTCGACACGCACGCGCGGGGCGTCCGGTCGCCGCGCGAGATGGACGGGATCACCAGCTATCTGCTGGGCCGCGAGCGCATCCACTGGACGAGCCTCTGGGAGAACCGCCTGGAAGGAGTGAACCACCAGACGCCACCGGGCATCATGGGACAAGCGGTCTTTGCCGCCGCCCTGACCGGCGCCGTCAACCACGAAGACGGCATCGCCGCCCTCGACCGGATCGGGCTCGAAGCACCAGCGAGCGTGCTCGCCGACCACGGCGTCTGCTACCCGCCGCAGAGCCCCGGCGACGTCCTCGAACCGCTCTACCCCGACCGGCTCGCCGAGGACTTCCTCGCGCTGAGCCTGCCAGGGCACTCCATTAGCGGCAGTCCGGCCGCATCCTGGGCACCCAAGACCGTACGAAAGCTCGGCTCCCGTTCTCCGCACGGCCGGGTGCCCGTCCGGTCCCTGGTCTTCCTCGCCTCCGCCGGGGCATCGAACCGGTGGCCGCACGTCGCCCCGTTCGTGGAGCACCTCATCCAGGCCGACCCGTCCTTGGCGGTAGCCGCCGGCAGCCCCGTGCTTAGCCTTCTTGCCGAGCTTGACATTGACGATGGAGTGCTGGAGCGGGTCGCGGCCGAGCTGCCCAGACACGGGGATGTCAACGTGGACGTCGGTGCCGCCACGCTCATCGAACGCCTGACGCCTTCGCGGGTCGGAGCTGACCGCGATCCGGCCGTCCGGTCCGGCCAATACCAGGAACTCGCGTTCCGGCTGTCGCGCGCTGGACGGGAGAGGGAGGCCACCGACGCGGCCGAGCGCGCCGTGGAGTGCGCCCGCTCGGCCGACGATGACTCCTCACTGGCCATCGCGCTGGTCTATCTCAGTGAGTACGCCGACCGCGCCGAGCAAGGCCTGCGCAGCCGTGCCGCGGCGAAGGAGGCCACGGAACTCTTTCGGGGCCTGGCGGCTGCGGCCCCTGCCGACTACGAGGTCGGCCTCGCCTTGTCGCTCAGCAACCGGGCGATGAGCGAATCAAGAGTGGTCTTGACCGCAGACGCGCTCGCCGATGCCGAGCAGGCTGTCCGAATTTTCGCTCGCCTGGCGCAAAAGGACCCCACCGCGTACTCCTCCGGCTTCGCCATGGCGATTACCAGCCTCGCTGGCTTCTATCAGCGCGTACTCCAGCCGGCCAAGAGTCTCCGCGGAGCGGAGAAAGCAGTCGGGCTCCTCCGCGAGCGGCTCGCAGCAGGTCCAGCCACGGCGGAATCCGATTTCGCACGATCGCTCGCGGCCGACGAATCGAACCTCGCCTGGAGCCTGGCCGTACTAGCGGAGAGCCGTTGGGGGGCGCGCTGCAAGGAGCAGTCGATCGAGGCGCTCGATGAGGCGCTGGAAATCTCCCGGAAGCTGGCTGAGGCCATCCCCGAGGCTTACGAGACCGATCTGGCACGGATCGCGGAGCGGCTCGCCATCTACCTATGGAACCTCGACCGGCCCCGCGACGCGTTCGCCGTCGCGCAGGAGGCAACCGCGATCTTTACGAAGCTTGCAGCCGCCGATCCTGGACGGCACGAGGAGGAACTCGCGGGCGCGTTCGTCGTCTATGTCCGGGCGGGCGTGGACGGCCGGTGCGATCTCACGGGCCCGCAGCAGGCGGCCGAGCAGGCCCTAGCGATCTACCAGCGGCTCAACTTGGCGCATCCGGGGGCGCACCGAAAGAACGTCGAAACCGCCCGTGACCTGGTCTTCGAAGTCCGGGAGGCGGCCCGGGGCTTCCCGCCCGAGCGGCGGCAGAGCTGGACCTACGAAGCTCACTGGTCGACGCTGATCAATCAGGACGAGGAGTGGCAGGACGCCTCGGACCGGCGGCTCCGCATCGCGGAGATGGACCCGAAGTACTGTGCCAACGTCCGCTCGTTCATCCTCAGACAGGCTGACGATCTCCTGGCGGAGGTCCTAGCCGCGTTCTCCGTCACACCGGAAGCCCTCGGTCTCCGGGAAGGAGACACCGCGCGCTCGTGGCTGGAGAGCCGTCCGCTCCTCATCGCGCTGAAAAACAGGGCGGCGCTCGCCCGAAGGTGA
- a CDS encoding GNAT family N-acetyltransferase — translation MDLILIEKRRGPDDDRYSWQPFASSEEFNDRWWNNIKLFGDTATYLEVHRAGTEVARVELDEHVYIEHYLDVPPLGDTALEVQLIEIHKEQRRQGIATEVVRLLARTHPTRRLVAFSEEADQFWDTLGWRRHEHPEGSLHMRPLYIQPAAWPPAS, via the coding sequence ATGGATCTCATCCTCATCGAGAAGCGCCGTGGACCAGACGACGACCGGTACTCATGGCAACCGTTTGCCAGCAGCGAGGAGTTCAACGACCGCTGGTGGAACAACATCAAATTGTTCGGTGACACGGCGACGTATTTGGAGGTGCACAGGGCAGGAACCGAGGTCGCTCGAGTCGAACTGGACGAGCACGTCTACATTGAGCACTACCTCGATGTCCCACCGCTTGGCGACACAGCGTTGGAGGTCCAGCTGATTGAGATCCATAAGGAGCAGCGGCGCCAAGGCATCGCCACAGAGGTCGTCCGGCTGCTTGCCCGCACTCATCCAACCCGCCGACTGGTCGCCTTCAGTGAGGAAGCGGATCAGTTCTGGGACACACTGGGCTGGCGTCGTCACGAGCATCCCGAAGGTTCGCTTCACATGCGCCCGCTCTACATTCAGCCCGCGGCATGGCCCCCAGCGAGCTAA
- a CDS encoding Wadjet anti-phage system protein JetD domain-containing protein — protein sequence MRDPDHVMDQVRVRYRKNWRDWLLDGTDAQFSFPLATPSAQAIARESDTVGRWMRVWRNWAQAHPHARLRSVTRRTSVGAQEVFTHLDLPTVDDLVVLDDGLASHWRRANFRWSRIRALPGGVVEERLRPWLQQIVNLDDADFEILLQAAKWFTKNPHSGLTIRQVPVPGMHTKWLARNRRLVLACLHITEQPHADEPGEELEQDDLDPLGLKALPVHVDVILADPADRSLVGGLRHLSAPLPEIDALPVHPETIVIVENKESAYLVPDRPRTVIVHSLGNHLNVLDEIGWLDGARHMYWGDLDRAGFTLLSRARARLPHLRSVLMDQVTLEKHRALAVEDKTQTDRPVPNLTDIEAAALTALSTEHGTYLRLEQERLPSPFVLDQLNRTMDKSVAD from the coding sequence ATGCGCGATCCCGATCATGTCATGGACCAGGTTCGCGTCCGGTATCGCAAGAACTGGCGCGACTGGCTGCTGGACGGAACCGACGCTCAGTTCTCGTTTCCCCTTGCCACACCGTCAGCGCAAGCAATCGCCCGCGAGTCCGACACTGTCGGCCGGTGGATGCGGGTCTGGCGAAACTGGGCGCAGGCGCACCCGCACGCCCGGCTACGCAGCGTCACGCGCCGCACCTCCGTGGGCGCCCAGGAGGTATTCACCCACCTGGACCTTCCCACGGTCGACGACCTCGTCGTCCTCGACGACGGTCTCGCCAGCCACTGGCGGCGGGCGAACTTCAGGTGGTCACGGATCCGCGCTCTACCGGGCGGTGTGGTCGAAGAACGGTTGCGCCCTTGGTTGCAGCAGATCGTCAACCTGGACGATGCCGACTTCGAGATTCTGCTCCAGGCCGCCAAATGGTTCACCAAGAACCCGCATTCCGGACTGACGATCCGGCAGGTGCCCGTCCCGGGCATGCACACCAAGTGGCTTGCCCGGAACCGCCGGCTCGTCCTGGCCTGCCTCCACATCACCGAGCAACCACACGCCGACGAGCCAGGCGAAGAACTAGAACAAGACGACCTGGACCCGCTCGGGCTAAAGGCATTGCCGGTTCATGTCGATGTGATCCTGGCCGACCCCGCCGATCGCTCGCTCGTGGGCGGCTTGCGGCATCTGAGCGCACCCCTGCCGGAAATTGACGCGCTGCCCGTCCACCCCGAGACGATCGTGATCGTCGAGAACAAGGAGTCCGCTTACCTGGTCCCCGATCGACCCCGGACCGTGATCGTCCACTCGCTTGGCAACCACCTCAACGTCCTAGACGAGATCGGCTGGCTGGACGGTGCGCGGCACATGTACTGGGGAGACCTCGACCGCGCCGGGTTCACCTTGCTATCACGTGCTCGTGCCCGGCTGCCACACCTCCGCTCCGTCCTCATGGACCAGGTCACCCTCGAAAAGCACAGAGCTCTTGCCGTCGAGGACAAGACACAAACCGACAGGCCAGTTCCGAACCTCACCGACATCGAAGCCGCCGCCCTGACCGCACTATCTACAGAACACGGCACCTACCTACGCCTAGAGCAAGAACGCCTCCCGTCACCATTCGTCCTCGATCAGCTAAACCGCACCATGGACAAAAGCGTCGCCGACTAG